A window of Syntrophorhabdaceae bacterium contains these coding sequences:
- a CDS encoding ABC transporter substrate-binding protein — translation MIRKSFICLALCTLFLCSGVLSVSVTAMGAENTEVLIGGLFSVTGNLKTLGENSKTAMEMAVADANGAAQAAGSPLRFKAAIYDTGLDPTRALDGIKTMAGKGVKFVIGPQSSEELVAVKSFADSSGIFVISQSSTAGSLAIQKDNIFRFCPTDEVEGAAIATFMRRDRVKVVIPAWRDDPGNDGLQKAVRKAVVSIGGKVTEGIKYSASTQDYAPIVNGLAAQVDSATKQTGSASVAVYLAGFDEVAAILALASDNPVLRTVKWYGNDGAALSKKILDNPKAAAFAEKTNFLCLIFGIEENSKIKWSSVISRIEEKAGRLTDAYALAAYDAVRVVAATYVKMGGKVDSTEELRKTFVSTANGYRGTTGRTTLNGAGDRKYGNYDFWAVRKMGDGYQWKLTGSYEAE, via the coding sequence ATGATCCGTAAGAGTTTCATTTGTCTTGCCCTGTGTACGCTTTTCCTGTGCAGTGGCGTCCTTTCTGTTTCAGTGACGGCCATGGGAGCGGAAAATACCGAAGTCCTGATCGGCGGCCTTTTTTCCGTCACGGGAAATTTGAAGACCCTCGGTGAAAATAGTAAAACCGCGATGGAAATGGCGGTGGCGGATGCCAATGGCGCGGCCCAGGCCGCCGGCTCGCCGCTACGGTTCAAAGCGGCCATATACGATACCGGTCTCGACCCGACCCGCGCACTGGATGGGATCAAGACGATGGCGGGAAAAGGCGTGAAGTTCGTGATTGGTCCCCAGTCGAGCGAGGAGCTCGTAGCAGTGAAAAGCTTCGCCGATTCCTCGGGAATATTTGTCATCAGCCAATCGAGTACAGCCGGCAGCCTCGCGATCCAAAAAGATAATATTTTCCGTTTCTGTCCGACCGATGAGGTCGAGGGGGCGGCGATTGCCACCTTTATGAGGAGAGACAGGGTGAAGGTCGTGATCCCTGCATGGAGGGATGATCCGGGAAATGACGGGCTCCAGAAGGCGGTGAGGAAGGCGGTGGTTTCCATTGGAGGAAAGGTCACGGAGGGGATAAAATATTCCGCTTCGACTCAGGATTACGCTCCTATCGTGAATGGCCTTGCCGCGCAGGTGGATTCGGCAACAAAGCAAACCGGCTCAGCGTCCGTAGCGGTATATCTGGCTGGTTTCGATGAGGTCGCGGCCATATTGGCCCTTGCCTCCGACAATCCCGTCCTCAGGACGGTAAAGTGGTATGGAAATGACGGGGCCGCCTTGAGCAAGAAAATTTTGGATAATCCAAAAGCAGCGGCTTTCGCGGAAAAGACCAATTTTCTCTGTCTCATATTCGGAATCGAGGAAAATTCAAAGATAAAATGGTCATCCGTTATCTCGAGGATCGAGGAAAAGGCAGGGAGGCTCACGGATGCCTATGCCCTGGCGGCCTATGATGCGGTAAGGGTAGTTGCCGCGACCTACGTCAAAATGGGCGGCAAGGTCGATAGCACGGAGGAATTGAGGAAGACCTTTGTCAGCACCGCCAACGGGTACAGGGGGACCACGGGAAGGACAACCCTCAACGGGGCAGGAGATAGAAAATATGGGAATTACGATTTTTGGGCAGTCCGGAAAATGGGCGACGGATACCAATGGAAGCTCACGGGCAGCTATGAAGCGGAATAG
- a CDS encoding M15 family metallopeptidase translates to MRERSGPRQPIHFIFLIIAVIISLHISMDKGGADPLPSGFVDAREVIPDLALDIRYRGPYNFVGERIDGYKAPKCILTRKAAEALKKVEEDLKPFRLAVKVYDCYRPQKAVDHFVRWARDVNGTRMKKEFYPLVDKKDLFRDGYIAARSGHTRGSTIDLTIISRHGPKQEEYEPGRRFSECYLPADERFPDNSVDMGTGFDCFDERAHPADKRIGLQQRVNRLLLRTLMEKHGFAPYDKEWWHFTLKGEPFVDTYFNFPVE, encoded by the coding sequence GTGAGGGAAAGATCCGGTCCTCGGCAGCCGATACATTTCATCTTCTTGATTATCGCGGTAATAATCAGCCTTCATATATCGATGGATAAGGGCGGAGCCGATCCCCTGCCTTCCGGTTTCGTGGATGCCCGGGAAGTAATACCGGACCTCGCCCTCGACATCAGGTATAGAGGACCCTATAATTTCGTGGGCGAAAGGATCGACGGTTATAAGGCCCCCAAATGTATCCTCACCAGAAAAGCCGCGGAAGCGCTCAAGAAGGTGGAGGAGGATTTGAAGCCGTTCCGGCTGGCTGTGAAGGTATACGACTGTTACCGGCCCCAGAAAGCGGTCGATCATTTTGTGAGATGGGCCCGGGATGTGAATGGCACGAGGATGAAGAAGGAATTCTATCCTCTGGTGGATAAGAAAGACCTTTTCAGGGATGGGTATATTGCTGCAAGGTCGGGCCATACGAGGGGGAGCACGATCGATTTGACCATAATTTCCCGGCACGGACCGAAACAGGAAGAGTATGAACCCGGCCGGAGATTCAGCGAATGCTATCTTCCGGCGGATGAGCGATTCCCGGACAACAGTGTGGATATGGGCACGGGGTTCGATTGTTTTGATGAAAGGGCCCATCCCGCCGACAAGAGAATAGGGCTTCAACAGAGAGTGAACAGGCTTCTTTTGAGGACACTGATGGAGAAGCATGGCTTCGCCCCTTATGATAAAGAATGGTGGCATTTTACCCTCAAGGGGGAGCCTTTTGTCGACACTTACTTTAATTTTCCCGTGGAATGA